The sequence aaaaaaatagaaaagatttCGATGTTTTAAtacgtttttttgtgtgtttgtaacaGTTTTAAAATTGGGATTTCAGTCAGCTAAATACCTTAAGCCCAAATTTAAGATTCTAACAGGAACAAAGAGCTCAGGGACATGCCTATTGGACAAACCAAGACTTTGGTCTTAAGGTATCTGGCTATGTTTAATTTAGAGATTATTTAGGACATTATTTTGCCAGAtattaattttgccacttttagCACTGCAAAATAGAaacagcctaaatgtattttgtagAAAATAAAGTTTGGGCAAAATATTGATGTTGCGATATATCgtaaattaagattaagattagtaAAGTTACAGCTTCATTCCTCCAcctggtggcgctataatcaaattaattcattttgtcctcttcagtaacaaagacgccgtgaagtatcgtagagaattgtctcgCAATACAGTAACAGTCTAAACTTTGGACACTTcttctctttcaatgtttttCCTGGGGCGGATCTGCTGTTAACGTAAAGCTGTTAActtacagctgttaactgaaagcctgatttCCAGGTAACTCAACCTCATAAAACTGAatgagaatataaaatataaaatatagtttttattcatagtttggatgagtttagtattcatctaaaatgcaaaacattttaaaataatgaaaaaaaactatgaatttaTTTGAGGTGTGTccttaacttttgactggtactgtatatattgattAATCGCAGAATCAaagtattgtaatattgtaaggGACGCTGTGATTTCCACCCCTTGTACTAACACTATGGCTTATGGGTGTACTGTAGATAAATGGAGAAAGTTCTGTTGCTCAACTGATAATTGATaaatactgcccagcactagccttgtagcatttagccaaaagtgtACACTTTACAATGGAAATGTGGGTTTAGTGTCCGTCAACATGTCATAAATGGAGTCATTTCTCAGTGTGACCCCGCGTTTAGCCTTAAACCTGCCGTTCCTCATGCTGAACAATGTCCTCAAATAGTGAATAATGCTAACCCCCAGTGGACGGTACATCCTGGGTACTCTCTGCCCGGTCAGTGTCCGTTTCCTCCTTCAGACAGAATCCGGTTGGGCTCAGTGAACCGGGCTGTGAGTAAGTAAAACAGAGCTGGTCCTGGAACCAGAGCCAGCAGAGGCAAATCCTGACTCAGATTATCCAATCGGGTGATTGATATGATGCCGTATGCGTGCAGGAGCCAATGGCTGAAGAGCACCACCAACCGCTTCTTCTTGGCAACCAGGTTCTTGAAAGACTGCAGGAGAAGAACAGAGGAAGAGCATGAGGTGGGTCAGATTCCACACAGTTTTCTTCAATCCTGCCAATTTCTTTCAtcattaatactgtattttacaaattatagggtgcactatcaattaacatattttttctggtctattttcatacataatccggcgaaccggattataaagcgtattttaagcgacaatagtaagcaACATTGGTGtagccatgtttctcttctaatggggaagctgggaaagtgcctaagttaacaaaactgtaattctttaaagaaaacatttttttaagttaaacgagtgctggatgttaatctagcgcttccgtttatttacagtaagcttaaatttgcaatatttttgtctaagggtgagtttcagtaaagtttctccagcactaaggctgggttcagcagcattagcattagcggctaatgccagcACTAATAGGACATAAATGTCGCCCGACAGCACTAcgctgagaaaccctgagtgttctggtaagccagggcgctatcaactACTAGCGGTTCGTCCAAAatagcatgttttaacacagtaaacgcagactgcagtctgatatactcacctctatacAGCGAAAGatctagtgctgtggttagcagctaatgctaatgctgctgcatccagccttagtgctggagaaactttactgaaaactcacccttataactctgcacttcagcaaagtagctttactgctccttaatacctgactgataggattaaaaggcgcacttatATTTGTTTAGGCCATTCTAAaggaaaattctaaagggttcaccagctttcaagcaccactgtatataACATTTCTGTCATAtaagtgttatatatatatatatagtcttcaAGAGTATCGTTTATGAccataactgcaaaaaaaaaaaaacccaaaaaataataatttaatatgattGACTGTTGAGTtactaattataatattaattctAGTCTTATTATAAACTCCCAGTCTTACCTGTATCTCCGACGCTGACATATAAACTGCCAAGGTAACCAAAGACAAGACCAAAATAATGTAGGGAAAGGCATAATCTGGttaaaagacaagaaaaggaaaaaagatgATTATAGACAGTACAGAAAACTATAGAACTCTAGAGAAAAAAATGTGACGCaccaagatcttttttttttttatatatatacagtgaggaaaataagtatttgaacaccctgcgaaTCTCCCACTTGAAATTTttatcttaggtgcatgtccactgtgaaagacatattaaaaaaaaaaaaaaaagcatggcaCGGAAGGTTCCCCTGCTTAAACCAGCACACGTCCAGTCCGTCTTAAGTTTGAACATGACCATTTGGATGATCCAGAGgaagttctgtggtcagatgagaccaatatATAACTTTTTGGTCTTAATTCCACTTGCCTTAAGTTGTTTGGAGGACGAAGAATGATGAGAATCATCCCAaaaacaccatccctactgtgaagcatgggggtggaagcatcatgctttaGGGGTGTTTTTCTGCACATGGGACAGGATGACTGCACTGTATTAAGGAGCAGGGACATGTATTGCAAGATTTAGgggaacaacctccttccctcagttagagcattgaagatggtGGCTGGTGGTGGCTGGGTCtcccaacatgacaatgacccaaggcacacagccaggataaccaaggagTGGCTCCGTAAGAAGTATAtcaaggttctggagtggcctagcccagtctccagacctaaaccataTAGAAAATCTTTAGAGGGAGCTCAAACTCTATGTTTCTCAGCGACAgcccagaaacctggctgatctggagaaaatctgtgtggaggaatgggccaaaatccctgctgcagtgtgcaGCGCAAACCTGGTGAAAACTACGAGAAACgtttgacctctgtaattgcaaacaatgGCTTCTGGACCAAATATTAACATTGACtttcacaggtgttcaaatacttatttgcatcagtaacacacaaataaataataataaaaaaaagaaatcatacatgttttttcagattttttttttttatttttagattatatCTCTAatagtggacatgcacctaagataaaaaaaaatcagacccctccatgatttctaagtgggagaatgAGGAATTAATGAGGAATACTTACAGAGCAGACCTCCTCCCACCGCCTGCAGGACAGTGAGGATGGGGAAGAAGTAGAGGGCAGCGTAGATACTTTTAAAACGGTCAGTTTTCCCCAAACCACACGCTATCTTCTTCACCAGCAGCGGCCGCAGCATCATCATGAAGACCAGGCAGAAAGCGTAATAGATCAGCACTATAGTGTACCTGCAGACGATACGGGACACCAAATAAGGATTACAATTTCCGTAGTAACTCATGATATGATAGAACTGGTATCTTGGTGTGAAGactataaagtcatttctaaagctttgggacttcagagaaccacagtgatttactattattcactaatggagaaaaaacatggaacactggtgaaccttcccaggagtgaccggccggcCGTACAAAATTAATCCAAAAgagcatgaagaactcatccaggaggtcgggaaagaacccagaacaacgtttaagcctcagttaagatcagtgttaatgattcaataagaataaagagactgggtgaaaatggtctccatgggagaattccaagataaaaaaaaacactgctgaccaaaaacaacacaaccacccgtctcacatttaccaactaacatcttgatgatctccagaactttacaGGGTAAATATTCTATGAGACAAAAGTGGAATCTGATATAAAACTAACGCATCAGGTGTActtaggttctgcagcaggacaatgacccgaagcacacaaacaagttcacctctgaattttttggagggtctagttaaagtctaaATAAAATGTTGGCGATGATCTTAAACAAGACGTCTATGcttgaaaatcctccaatgtgtctgaattaaaataattctgtaaagaagagtggaacaaaattcctccacagacatgagaaagactcgttatcagatatcagtaaagcttgattgcagttgttgagcccaagggtggcacaaccaagttattagatttagggggaaaacactttttcacacagagctaaATTGGTAAATGATGGACATGCTGAAAAGGCTGGAGGTGTATTTTGCTCATAATAATCCAGGAGAGGAAGTAACTCACAGAGGGAACACAGCTTCCTGTGTGCAGTGCAGCGTGGTAACGTAGTCAGGGCTGGGGTTGTAGAGCATGGTGTACCAGTCCGACAGCATCTGGACGCGACAGGAGCGGATGGAGAGCTGCCCAACCGGATCGTTCACCAGCAGAGTGACCACCGCCGCGGCGCTGCACTCGAACAGGGCCGTGATGTGCTGGAACAGGGCGCTGgagctacaggtaaaacaggtggttttagtattatttttataataataataataataataataataataataataatagagattTTAGATATATGTGATACCCCTTATAAAAGGCGTAGCTTTACCTTTTCTTCCCAGAATACCATTCAATAAAAAACCAGTGCAGAACCAGAGGAAGCATGGCCATGAAGCCCAGGTACAGCCAGTCGTACAGCTCCGGAGAGTCCCTGCACCTTTCACAGATCTTCTCTATGTTGGTCCTCTCTCCCCGAGGACACACCTGTGCACAGGTAATGAGCATAAAAGCAATAGGGTTCAGTTTTAGGGATATTTTAGAGATAACTGTTTTGGTGAATAAATTACTGTAAACGTTAAAAGTTAAACAGACACCAGATGTCCATGTAATGCAGACATGTACCCAGTAAATGACATGTATCATTACTTGCATTAACGCAGGCTATTAATTTGAAATCATAAATTTGAGtaatgctttattatttttttacgcaAATttattacgccaccaagtttgacacCAACTTCCGCCATAATATGCCCCACACAACACAATGActtttagaatagaatagaatagctcTGACCCAGATAGTGAGCTTTGGAGTAGGTGAAACacgaagcacatggagcagataggacactCTGACTCAAGGCAATATTCCCTTTTcttatttattagttcatacatgagcTAATGCAGCACCAAAGCACATTTATAGGAGTTACttacagaaattaaataaataaaagaaaggatttcgGTCCAGCAGTTTCCATgattcagcacaacacacacgcTGGTTCTCTACACTCTCAGCGTAGCTACACACGTACCTGCACACTTAGCGTAACAGTcttttaaagggacagtgtacacattactgaatactgactgttacatttttcccatttccacatttttctttattccagcacccctcgaacatacaagtatatactaatattttaattgacaACAGCAATCATACATTTTTCCATGACTGGAACACAATTTAGGTCTAAAagcgttagtgtgtgtgtgtgtgtgtctaccttgctctgtttttttaataGTAGTTTATAGACATTGTCAATTACATCGACTAATCATTGGAGCCCTTGTAGTTCAGTTTAGGGATATTAGCATAAAACATGCCTGGTttgaataaactttatttatggGTAGATTCTATGATCcttttaccaaaaatgtaaacTAAACAGACGACAGCATTTCCAGACATGCACTTAGTAAATCACATGTCTTGTTATTAAAGTTAGTATTCAACTTTACTTATAAAGGACCCtattatacattaaaatgcaACTCTAGGTGCTCAACAACACTGCTgcactaatgactattttagaagTCGACTAATCTGTCAAAGACTTATGAGTGAGAGTTATGATCCAATAGAAATGATGCATGTTAATAATGCATATTAAAGATACTCACCCCACATTCTCCCTCTATTGATCCATTAATGCTGTTTATGATGGTCTTCCCGCAGTAAAGCCCGGGACACGTCGAGCTCATGGACACAGCTACAGCAGAACACAAACACAATATTTAAACTTAATATTAACACAATATTTGTCACTTACTCAGCTGGTTTGATAAAAGCACTTACAAATAGGCCTggaatgataattacattatcgactagCTATATAATAAATGGGCATAAGCTCCATAATGTGTGATAGTGATGATATGGtctatgttgtttttttgtatatttgttatatatacatatttaacagTGAACAGAATTTTATCCAGTAATGCTATTTTTACACATGTATTTTAGGGTTTAAATGGGTTTAAATCccagtatttatatttttctgtagCTCCTGTTCCTCTGAATGAGCTGAACTGCAGTTACTAGCTGTATTTTAGGGTTTAAATGGGTTTAAATCccagtatttatatttttctgtagCTCCTGTTCCTCTGAATGGGCTGAACTGCAGTTACTAGCTGTATTTTAGGGTTTTAATGGGTTTAAATCtcagtatttatattttactgaAGCTCCTGTTCTTCTGAATGAGCTGACCTGCAGTTATTAGCTGTATTTTAGGGTTTTAATTGGTTTAAATCtcagtatttatattttactgaAGCTCCTGTTCTTCTGAATGAGCTGACCTGCAGTTATTAGCTGTATTTTAGGGTTTTAATTGGTTTAAATCtctgtatttatattttactgtagcTCCTGTTCTTCTAAATGAGCTGAACTGCAATTATTAGCTATATTTTAGGGTTTTAATGGGTTTAAATCCCTGTATTTATATTTGACTGGGGCGATCCGACTACTAGCcccgttagcttagcatagctgtGCTCAGAATCCGCGGTCTGTACAGCGATATTAGAGCAATATTCCGCAGTTAATCAGTGTAATAAAGGTGCAGGTTTATATTTATACTCACCCATCGCTGAAACTCCggttataaagctttataaacacCAACAGCGCGCTGTGATTAGCCGCTTAGCTGCTAACAAGCGGCTCCATTCACCAGCGATGAAGAGGCTGCGTCTGTATCCAGCAGCGCTGTGAGCGAGTGAGCGCCCCCTGTGGAAACTCGCGGTAAGACCGCCACACTCATTAACCCATTATACCCATATAAGTGTCTTTCACTTAGTCTAATAAttataagatactaagtcataatcaTGAGAtgataagtcataattatgagataccaAGTCTGGGGGTGTCATCTGATTATAATGACTTACCATCTCATACTTAGtatgtcataattatgacttactgtaTCATACTTATGACTAACTATATCATACTTATGACTTACCATCTCATACTTAGTATCTCATTATTATCACTTAGTATCTCATTATTATGACTTAGTGGCGAAAATGAGCTTCCATATGTTGTAACTATTTTGGAActtagctaaaaaaaacaaaatcccaTAAAATGTACAATGTTCATCACCCCCATGAAAcatgaatatattttattttataatagtaTTTGCtgagtatatatgtataataattaaagttttatttagttaatgtttttttctgtttatgcaTAACCTTTTACCTACCTTATCTGTATTTCATTACATtgccccccccaaaaatgaaatcagttcgctcacatcagccgtaatattaatgaggagacagaccggaccaatcggaggaggagagtcagtgtgctgttggggaagccccgccccctcgctgtgagatttagcagcgggatcgggctgcagccgcttcagctgattttaaaacagatctggatatacggagatttttctaacagaaaggctAACCACgcaaactgtgatgatatgtttctgatagctggttaaaaatacacgtctctgaatcaaaacacacagtttaaacccactgtgattaataaactgcagctgtgttagtgagttagtttaacttaaattaattagatagggagtcagggttaaagaaaaaatatatatatatgtaatgttcaacttgacctgtacctgatcagctaatcactatttcattttcaaactgtttattaatttaggattgcaggacttagtgtgagctataatgaacgaaaatgaatttaactaactagttaactagaagctgcatgtagtggatagccaggatttagtacagtactttatgtttgtagtttaaagcagtttcttaaccctgatcactgccctaaatctgtgttttccacctgatccagctgatcagctaataaacagtcatttactgagtttacctgttaaaatcctttagccccctatggagcctaaattaatcatgtaaatccagcagtgtattagacacatcataccaccactttattaaatgcctttaaagcagaggaagctcaagaacatgcagaacagtgttaatatgcagtagaatatgtaagaacagggttgagaaacactgctgtaaagtgacttctgttcatttgtagttcacagtaagaccacatgttctgacgtttataaaaatctctatgcaacgtaaagttacattattttacataaaaggacaccatcttaagaagagctctcagtagaaaaatgaataaaagcgcaggagaaaatgtaaatatatgacagaattgacatgccaatacataataataataataataataataataataataataataataataataaccaaatctgttatattattttaaatattaggtgataactgatcatttttgttatatgtatataactcagacattgcatgcatatttttttctaacaacagtaactgtaacgtggagtaacctgtttaggttgtaaagtcaccttataataataatttacttttaatttaaagtaatttccacaaatgttgttctaggaaactattgggtgggcttgggttcatattggcaaatgtgtcccccccaatatcaagcccgctcctacgacCTTGTTTCATtataatttgagtaaaagtaaactttatttaattgtaCAGATAATCAACCTTTGAGCAGAAAATATGTAACAGATTTTTATTGATGCAATATATagtttctcattattattattattattattattattattattattattattattattattattattattattatatatctatgtattatctatttatctatctattaataCTACTGTATTGTCTGAAGGCATAAAATGGCATGTAAATCTGTTTGCGTTGGCAATAggagtttattattttaaaaaaagtatttataaaaatatatatattattatgtgtacaaatatatttttattatgtgtgCAAAATAgcaaacaataaaatgtattttctttttgaaTTTGTCATATGTGGTATTCAGTTAAGCTTacatgttatttttgttttataaaataaatgacccagtgtttattattgtatagtattgtatataaatataaatataaattaaatcattaaaaaaataaaaaaatattataaaaaaaaaaaattgtacactgTAGGGAAAATGAATATATAGCAGAGCTGTCGCCATAGCAACTGCTCTAAACGTCACTGCTTGCGATGTGTATCCCGCCCGTATTCAGGAAAGCCCCGCCTCTGTGCGCTCCGATTGGCCAGTAGCGGCTCGCCCCCAGCGCTGTGATTGGCTAACAGCTCACTGTCAGCAGCAGCCAGCCACTGGAGGGCTGTGTTATGATCCAAACAAAGCAGCTTCGCCTAGtctaaaacaaataaatcaataatttcaaCAAAAACGTGTATAATATActaattttaagaatatatataatataatatatgtattctGCATTTATTTCCTATAGGCACCATTCTGCAAAAgagaaatattataaaatatcatcagtaacaaaaatacatatagaaaattataataaataatataaaataaacatatagtcAGCAATGAAAAGTCAGAATCTAGAGTTAAACTAGATCTTTATCACTGACATGATTTATATAAGATGTGTTATGTGTGTATAACATACAATATAAGCAACATCAATCATTTGTATGCCCATTAACCTTTAAATAGCTGCATATTTTGTTAAAgatcattattttaattataaatcaATGCATAATTATCATTAACCAATGATTCTTATgatgcaatgttaaataaaggttgttttaaggttgt is a genomic window of Astyanax mexicanus isolate ESR-SI-001 chromosome 14, AstMex3_surface, whole genome shotgun sequence containing:
- the LOC103039871 gene encoding JNK1/MAPK8-associated membrane protein, with protein sequence MAVSMSSTCPGLYCGKTIINSINGSIEGECGVCPRGERTNIEKICERCRDSPELYDWLYLGFMAMLPLVLHWFFIEWYSGKKSSSALFQHITALFECSAAAVVTLLVNDPVGQLSIRSCRVQMLSDWYTMLYNPSPDYVTTLHCTQEAVFPLYTIVLIYYAFCLVFMMMLRPLLVKKIACGLGKTDRFKSIYAALYFFPILTVLQAVGGGLLYYAFPYIILVLSLVTLAVYMSASEIQSFKNLVAKKKRLVVLFSHWLLHAYGIISITRLDNLSQDLPLLALVPGPALFYLLTARFTEPNRILSEGGNGH